Sequence from the Actinomyces slackii genome:
GGCCGCTCCCCCGCGCCTAGCGCCACCCGGGGCCGGCCGGCGCGCCTGACCGCCAGGGGCTCCAGTGCCGCCGGGGCTACCGGCACTGTGCCTCTGCTGGCCCCTCGCCTCCCCCGAGCTGCCCGCCTCATCAGGGCGCTCGCCCGCATCGGCGGCGGGCCGGCTCCCCCTGTCACTGTCCGGCCCCGGCCGGCCCGGGACAGCCGACCGGCGTCCTGCCGCGCTTCGCCTGCTGCGCGCCTGCGGCACGGCCTCCTCATCGCGCAGGGCGGCGCGACTGATCGGCTCCCGGGCGGGGACTGCCAGAGCCTCGTCCTCCTCCCCCGAGGCATCGGCGTCCGCGGCCTCCGCGCCGAAGATGAGGTGCTCGGCGGCGCTGCGGGCGTGGCGGGCGCTGCGCCGGTAGAGGTCCTCCAACTCGCGCTCCCGCCCGGCGGACAGGCCGATGAGCCGACCCACCAGGCGGATCTCCCTGATGGCATCTGGCAGGACCTGGTTGCGGGGGGCGGAGGTCCGCGCTGTGCCCAGGACAATGGCGGCGCGCAGGCGGCTGGCCATCACCCAGGCGGCCGCGAGCGCTCCGCCCTCCTCGGCGCTGAGCAGCCCCGCGCTGACGGCGGCGCGCAGGGTCTCCAGGGTGGAGGTGGTGCGCAGGCCCTCATGCTGGCCGGCGTGGCGCAGCTGGAGGATCTGGGCACTCCACTCCACGTCGCTCAGCCCCCCGGGGCCGAGCTTGAGGTGGCGGGCGGGGGCGATGCCGCGGGGCAGGCGCTCGGTCTCCACGCGCGCCTTGATGCGGCGGATCTCCCTGAGCTCATCACGGCTCAGGCCCTGGGGGGCCCAGCGCAGGGGGTTGATGAGCGCCTCGAATCGGCGGCCGAGCCCCGGGTCCCCGGCGCATGCCCGGGCGCGCAGGAGGGCCTGGCGCTCCCACACCTGCGCCCAGCGCCCGTAGTAGTCGGCGTAGGCCTGGAGGGATCGGCTCATGGCGCCCTGCCGTCCCTCCGGGCGCAGATCGGCGTCGACCTCCAGGGGGTGGGGGCGGGCGGCGGCCAGCAGGCGGACGGTGGTGCGGGCCACGGCCTCGGCCTCGCCGGCGGCCCGACCCTCCTCGACCCCGGGGGCGGGCTCGTGGACGAAGAGCACGTCGGCATCCGAGGCGTAGCTGGTCTCCGCCCCGCCCAGGCGCCCCATGGCGATGATGGCGTGCCTGGCCAGGGGGCCCTGCGGATCCTGCGGGTCCTGTGCGGGGTGACCGTCCGGGTCCTGGCCGCTGCGCTGGGCGGCCACCAGGGCGGTGGCCACGCTCAGCGCCCCGGCCAGGACGGCGTCGGTGGCGCTGGTGAGGATGGCGGCGGTGCGGCGCGGGTCGATGCCGTCGAGGCAGTCGGCCAGCAGGGCGCGCACCTCCTCGCGGGCGCGCACCCGCACCACGGCCTGGACGGCCTCCAGGGCCTGGGCCTCCAGGGCGGTGGCCTCGGTGGCGTCCAGGGGACGGCGGCGCAGGACGGAGGCGATCTCCTCGGCCAGGGCCTCGGGCGTGCGGGGGGCGAGCTCGGCGTCGTCATCGAGCCAGGCGATGGACTCGGGGAACTCGGTGAGGCGCTCGGTGGCCCAGTGGGAGCCGGACAGGACCTGGCACAGTCGCTGGGCCGCCACCGGGGAGTCGCGCAGCATGGCCAGGTACCAGTGGGAGCCCCCGATGGTCTCGGAGAGCTTGCGGAAGGACAGCAGCCCGGCGTCGGGGTCGGCCCCCTGCCCGATCCATCCGATGATGACCGGCAGGAGCTGTCGCTGGATGGCCGCGCGCCGGGAGACCCCCTCGGTCAGGGCCTGGATGTGGCGCAGGGCGCCCTCGGCGTCGAGGTAGCCCACGGCCTGGAGGCGCTCGCGCGCGGCCTGGGGGCTCAGGGCCATCTCGTCGGCACTCAGGCTGGCGGCGGCGCCCAGGAGGGGGCGGTAGTAGATCTCCTCGTGCAGGGCACGCACGCGGCGGCGCAGCTCGCGGAAGACGGTCCACAGGGAGGGGGCGTCGGCCAGGGATCGGTGCAGGCTGCGGCCGATGCGCCGCAGGTCCTCGGGCCGGGAGGGCAGCTCGTGGGTGCGGCGCAGGCGGTGGAGCTGGGCGCGGTGCTCCAGGACGCGCAGGGCCTTGTAGCAGTCGGCCAGGGCGGCGGCGTCCTGCCGGCTGACGTAGCCGCCGTCGGACAGGGCCCTCAGGGCCTCCAGGGTGGCGGGGGCGCGCAGGGCAGGGTCGCCGCGGCCGTGGACGAGCTGGAGGAGCTGGACGGTGAACTCGACGTCCCGCAGGCCTCCCGGCCCCAGCTTGATGCGCCGGTCGGTGCCGGCCCGCTCCGAGGCGCGCTCCACGCGCTGGCGCATGGCGCGCGCGTCCTCCACGAAGTTCTCGCGGCTGGAGGCCTGCCACACCAGCGGGGTGATGGCCTGGGAGTAGGCCGCGCCCAGCTCAGCGCTGCCGGCGGCAGGGCGCGCCTTGAGCAGGGCCTGGAACTCCCAGGACTCGGCCCAGCGCTGGTAGTAGCT
This genomic interval carries:
- a CDS encoding bifunctional [glutamine synthetase] adenylyltransferase/[glutamine synthetase]-adenylyl-L-tyrosine phosphorylase, with the translated sequence MEHQDDEPPRPAGQAPAGARRSSPRARLFRAGFADTDRAASLLTDPDLRALLGQRPGPGDPVQALITDLSQCADPDLGLLTLVRLAQACRQETPHGPRPAALLASLMATATDRAAQAAQDSPHAGADLQANDGDDPGARAQHWRRLLAVIGYSQALGDFLVSHPWRITALSPANAWEASGRGEAHRMLIQAARQALEAPEDQEPAAPTVTEARNGAEPRIARATAALRCAYRDRLAAVVADDLLSGDPVEHMATVGERMTRLADAALEAALLIARAAVGPRAQEVELAIIAMGKTGAGELNYISDIDVVYVVAPTDPQAGLTEERIVATGTLIATELARITSATGPEPALWPLDTALRPEGKDGALVRTLESHLSYYQRWAESWEFQALLKARPAAGSAELGAAYSQAITPLVWQASSRENFVEDARAMRQRVERASERAGTDRRIKLGPGGLRDVEFTVQLLQLVHGRGDPALRAPATLEALRALSDGGYVSRQDAAALADCYKALRVLEHRAQLHRLRRTHELPSRPEDLRRIGRSLHRSLADAPSLWTVFRELRRRVRALHEEIYYRPLLGAAASLSADEMALSPQAARERLQAVGYLDAEGALRHIQALTEGVSRRAAIQRQLLPVIIGWIGQGADPDAGLLSFRKLSETIGGSHWYLAMLRDSPVAAQRLCQVLSGSHWATERLTEFPESIAWLDDDAELAPRTPEALAEEIASVLRRRPLDATEATALEAQALEAVQAVVRVRAREEVRALLADCLDGIDPRRTAAILTSATDAVLAGALSVATALVAAQRSGQDPDGHPAQDPQDPQGPLARHAIIAMGRLGGAETSYASDADVLFVHEPAPGVEEGRAAGEAEAVARTTVRLLAAARPHPLEVDADLRPEGRQGAMSRSLQAYADYYGRWAQVWERQALLRARACAGDPGLGRRFEALINPLRWAPQGLSRDELREIRRIKARVETERLPRGIAPARHLKLGPGGLSDVEWSAQILQLRHAGQHEGLRTTSTLETLRAAVSAGLLSAEEGGALAAAWVMASRLRAAIVLGTARTSAPRNQVLPDAIREIRLVGRLIGLSAGRERELEDLYRRSARHARSAAEHLIFGAEAADADASGEEDEALAVPAREPISRAALRDEEAVPQARSRRSAAGRRSAVPGRPGPDSDRGSRPAADAGERPDEAGSSGEARGQQRHSAGSPGGTGAPGGQARRPAPGGARRGGAARPRRRREGPYPWS